In the genome of Vicia villosa cultivar HV-30 ecotype Madison, WI linkage group LG7, Vvil1.0, whole genome shotgun sequence, one region contains:
- the LOC131619032 gene encoding uncharacterized protein LOC131619032, with product MADQEQHNMEVRMEIDELKGSITKLTEMMQVLIARDAEPQRTVVAEVSEAVEDPIPVQRPPSTWPEFGLPPGYTPPFANTLGVGLSAQQIAPIPVVAEQSPIVHTTVQPTFNNPPFVYHVDDSERGDPEHNHEVEEVKEKYNVLEKRLKAVEGNDIFGFDTMNLCLVSDLTVPAKFKVPEFEKYKGHTCPKDHLTMYFRKMAAYANNDKLLVHIFQDSLAGASLKWYMSLKREHIQTWRDLGEAFLKQYKYNMDLALDRRQLQTMTMRDRETFKVYAQRWRELAAQVEPPLAEKELTSMFMDTLKPVFYEKMIGSVSSSFADLVTIGERVEEGLKNGKIVNAAESSNNNQAKRFPGNFQRKKEGETNAVVTSGEETQNPQPYQVPTYPQAPFMPYYQYPHVAAAQHQQPYFPMPSHQQPWNASHQNASRSAPQNSQQNQNRQQNQNRPQKDPPKEPRRIDPIPMTYTELWPALIHKSLIAPRPTKAPTPPFSKGYNPNAKCAFHSGVVGHSIEDCWVLKEKVQDLIESKMLTFRDINPNVVTNPLPH from the coding sequence ATGGCTGACCAAGAGCAACACAACATGGAAGTTAGGATGGAAATCGACGAATTGAAGGGAAGCATCACCAAGCTCACTGAGATGATGCAAGTGCTAATAGCTAGGGATGCTGAACCCCAAAGAACTGTCGTAGCTGAAGTCTCCGAAGCTGTTGAGGATCCCATTCCCGTTCAGAGGCCACCTTCTACCTGGCCAGAATTTGGTTTACCACCTGGTTATACTCCCCCATTCGCGAATACTTTGGGAGTAGGACTTTCTGCGCAACAAATTGCACCAATACCGGTCGTCGCTGAACAGTCACCGATTGTTCACACTACTGTTCAACCTACTTTCAACAATCCTCCTTTTGTCTATCATGTTGATGATTCCGAACGTGGCGATCCAGAACACAACCACGAGGTGGAGGAAGTGAAAGAAAAGTACAATGTCCtcgagaaaaggttgaaagccgTTGAAGGAAATGACATTTTTGGATTTGATACCATGAACCTCTGCCTGGTTTCTGACTTGACTGTACCTGCAAAGTTCAAAGTCCCTGAATTCGAAAAGTACAAGGGGCATACTTGTCCTAAAGATCATCTGACTATGTACTTTCGCAAGATGGCCGCTTATGCCAACAATGACAAATTGCTCGTTCACATCTTTCAAGATAGCTTGGCTGGAGCTTCTCTGAAATGGTACATGAGTTTGAAGAGGGAGCATATCCAAACATGGAGAGACTTAGGCGAAGCTTtcctgaaacaatacaagtacaacatgGACTTAGCCCTTGATCGCAGACAACTTCAGACTATGACCATGAGAGATAGAGAAACTTTCAAAGTGTATGcccaacgctggagagagctagctgcTCAAGTCGAACCTCCTCTTGCTGAAAAAGAGCTTACTAGTATGTTTATGGATACCTTGAAGCCAGTCTTCTATGAGAAAATGATTGGAAGTGTCTCTTCTAGCTTTGCTGACCTGGTCACCATTGGAGAAAGGGTCGAAGAAGGTTTGAAAAATGGCAAGATTGTCAATGCTGCTGAATCATCCAACAACAACCAAGCAAAGAGATTTCCTGGAAACTTCCAGAGGAAGAAAGAAGGAGAAACTAATGCTGTTGTGACTAGTGGTGAAGAAACTCAAAATCCACAACCTTACCAAGTTCCAACTTATCCACAAGCACCATTCATGCCTTACTATCAGTATCCACATGTTGCAGCTGCTCAACATCAACAACCGTACTTCCCAATGCCATCGCATCAACAACCATGGAACGCTTCTCATCAGAATGCTTCACGAAGTGCTCCTCAGAATTCTCAACAAAATCAGAATAGGCAGCAGAATCAGAATAGGCCCCAGAAGGATCCGCCAAAGGAGCCTCGCCGCATCGACCCAATTCCAATGACTTACACTGAATTGTGGCCTGCACTAATCCATAAGTCGTTGATAGCTCCTAGGCCAACTAAAGCTCCAACTCCACCGTTCTCCAAAGGATATAATCCTAATGCTAAATGTGCTTTTCATAGTGGAGTAGTTGGTCATTCCATTGAAGACTGTTGGGTTCTGAAGGAGAAGGTTCAAGATCTGATCGAAAGCAAGATGCTCACCTTCCGAGATATTAATCCAAATGTGGTCACTAATCCCCTACCCCATTGA